From Clostridia bacterium, a single genomic window includes:
- a CDS encoding response regulator encodes MFKKKILIIDDTELMIKLITDILEGAGYEVVSASNGIEGIQKVREEKPDLVILDVIMPGMDGFETCKILRDDESNNLMPIIMLTAQDAEDDKLTGLELGADDYIIKPFNPRELISRVNNTLKRIDRNRWANPLTGLQGNIEIQTELNQRIAKKEPFSVIYADLDSFKAYNDVYGFASGDRAIKLTADIITDNVHLYGTPRDFIGHIGGDDFVIISVPDSADTICEGIIKDFDNKIIGLYSTEDRENGYIITANRQGQVIKYPIMSISIAVVSNVNRNIISHIQVAEIAAEVKKKAKTISGSVYIKDKRKQ; translated from the coding sequence ATGTTTAAAAAAAAGATTTTGATAATAGATGATACGGAGCTTATGATTAAGCTTATAACCGATATACTTGAGGGAGCAGGGTATGAGGTGGTTTCTGCATCTAACGGAATTGAAGGGATACAAAAAGTTAGAGAAGAGAAACCCGATCTTGTCATTCTTGATGTTATCATGCCCGGTATGGATGGTTTTGAAACCTGTAAGATTCTAAGAGATGATGAAAGTAATAATCTTATGCCTATTATCATGTTAACAGCTCAGGATGCAGAGGATGATAAGTTAACAGGTCTTGAACTGGGAGCAGATGACTATATAATAAAACCCTTTAATCCTAGGGAGCTGATAAGCAGGGTAAACAATACACTGAAAAGGATTGACAGAAACAGGTGGGCAAACCCGCTTACAGGCTTGCAGGGAAATATTGAGATCCAAACGGAGCTTAATCAAAGAATAGCTAAAAAGGAGCCCTTTTCTGTAATATATGCAGATTTGGACAGTTTTAAAGCATATAACGATGTGTACGGGTTTGCCAGTGGTGATAGAGCTATAAAGCTTACAGCCGATATTATAACTGACAATGTGCATCTGTATGGAACTCCCAGAGATTTTATCGGACATATAGGCGGGGACGACTTTGTAATAATTTCTGTTCCGGATAGCGCCGATACAATATGTGAAGGCATAATCAAGGATTTCGACAATAAAATAATTGGATTATATTCGACCGAAGACAGAGAAAACGGGTATATTATAACTGCAAACAGACAAGGGCAGGTAATTAAATATCCAATAATGTCTATTTCTATAGCTGTTGTATCAAATGTGAATAGAAATATAATAAGTCACATACAGGTAGCGGAAATAGCCGCAGAGGTCAAGAAAAAGGCAAAAACCATATCAGGAAGTGTGTATATTAAGGATAAGAGAAAACAGTAG
- a CDS encoding N-acetylmuramoyl-L-alanine amidase, with the protein MIVLLRKNNVALIVLIFLLSIAVYSLNLKSDTISATNGPEGQRFIILDPGHGGEDPGAVSEYSGIKEKDINLSIAFKVKELLEKENYKILLTRSEDRLEYQGTTSETQMRKQDLNRRKKLMDEAGANLVVSIHLNKFPQTQYWGAQVFYPHNSPESQKLANYLQASIKEIADPNNKRVALVKGKANELPIIILRDLKTTTAIVECGFLSNPEEEKKLATKEYQDKLAESIADGIKKYFEKK; encoded by the coding sequence ATGATAGTTTTGCTCAGAAAGAATAATGTGGCTTTGATAGTACTCATTTTCCTGCTCTCTATAGCAGTTTACAGTCTGAATCTAAAAAGTGATACGATTTCCGCAACAAATGGTCCAGAAGGACAGAGATTCATTATACTTGATCCTGGCCATGGGGGAGAAGACCCTGGGGCTGTAAGTGAATACAGCGGAATAAAAGAAAAGGATATTAACCTGAGTATAGCGTTTAAGGTAAAGGAACTACTTGAAAAGGAAAATTATAAAATACTTTTGACAAGAAGTGAAGATAGACTGGAATATCAGGGTACTACAAGCGAGACTCAGATGAGAAAACAGGATCTAAACAGAAGGAAAAAGCTGATGGATGAAGCCGGGGCAAATTTGGTTGTAAGTATACATCTCAACAAATTCCCACAGACACAATACTGGGGAGCTCAGGTTTTCTATCCACATAATTCACCAGAAAGTCAAAAGCTTGCAAACTACCTGCAAGCGTCGATAAAGGAAATAGCCGATCCAAATAACAAGCGGGTTGCCTTGGTAAAAGGAAAAGCTAATGAACTGCCCATAATAATATTAAGAGATTTAAAAACAACCACAGCAATAGTAGAATGTGGATTTTTGTCTAATCCTGAGGAGGAAAAGAAGCTTGCAACGAAGGAATATCAGGATAAGCTTGCTGAATCTATTGCTGACGGGATAAAAAAGTATTTTGAAAAGAAATGA
- a CDS encoding LysM peptidoglycan-binding domain-containing protein has protein sequence MHTGKRFTAVIIALVVTISLMGTSYAETSSITNIMINNQPLSSKTANVYQNGALLVPAKEYMNSLGGTFSYDSSTMTGILRQGENEIAFRLDNSIARLNGKYIQAPAPLKIVENRFMIPAQFASEKLGAESYMKVSKNILLVFQPVDGKIVYQVMAGDSLWVISQLFGTSINAIKQLNNLTSDSIFIGQKLIIKNCTPFSSILEAKTVKTATLRSGAGFEFTALSYLQAETAINVIGKSGEWYKVVTPKGNGYLYHTTLSVIQDLADNTANSTYFSREIQTDTSKNFVTYSQYSVQKGDNLWSIAEKVGVPVNELAAANNMTSSSVIYLGQELMIPVYNIAVKSTPEPQYGEILDWFKEAQYLFSVGKTGKFIDVETGKSFMARRTMGASHSDTETVSALDTDIMKEIFGGSWNWNRRSFILEIEGRKFAVSVAGMPHAGVDGVPYLQNVSGRSDNWGYGPNYDRISGNGMNGHFDVYFLNGLRHKDNNLDPVHQLKVLIAGGLQ, from the coding sequence ATGCATACGGGAAAGAGGTTTACGGCAGTTATTATAGCTTTGGTTGTAACTATATCACTCATGGGTACATCTTATGCAGAAACATCAAGTATTACAAATATCATGATAAACAACCAGCCTTTGTCAAGCAAGACGGCAAATGTATACCAGAATGGAGCACTACTGGTACCGGCAAAAGAGTATATGAATTCGCTTGGCGGTACATTCAGCTATGACAGTTCAACAATGACGGGTATTCTAAGACAAGGAGAAAATGAGATTGCATTCAGATTGGACAATAGTATTGCCAGGCTTAACGGTAAATACATACAGGCACCTGCACCATTGAAAATAGTGGAAAACAGGTTTATGATTCCTGCACAGTTTGCCTCAGAAAAACTTGGGGCAGAGTCGTATATGAAGGTTTCAAAAAATATACTGCTTGTATTCCAGCCTGTAGATGGGAAGATAGTGTACCAGGTAATGGCGGGAGATTCCTTGTGGGTCATATCTCAATTGTTTGGAACATCTATCAATGCAATAAAGCAGCTGAACAATCTGACAAGTGACAGCATTTTTATCGGTCAGAAGCTTATAATAAAAAATTGTACTCCTTTCAGCAGTATTTTGGAGGCTAAGACTGTAAAAACTGCTACATTGCGGAGCGGGGCAGGGTTTGAGTTTACAGCATTAAGCTATTTGCAGGCAGAAACGGCAATAAACGTAATTGGGAAAAGTGGAGAATGGTATAAGGTAGTAACGCCTAAGGGAAATGGTTATTTGTATCATACTACCCTTTCTGTCATTCAGGATTTAGCTGATAACACTGCAAATAGTACTTATTTCAGCAGGGAAATACAAACAGATACTTCTAAGAATTTTGTGACATATTCACAGTATTCCGTCCAAAAAGGTGACAACCTATGGAGTATTGCTGAAAAAGTCGGAGTACCGGTTAATGAGCTGGCAGCTGCTAATAATATGACCTCATCATCTGTTATTTATTTAGGACAGGAACTCATGATTCCGGTGTATAACATAGCTGTAAAAAGCACTCCGGAACCTCAATACGGAGAAATTCTCGATTGGTTTAAAGAAGCCCAGTATTTATTTTCTGTGGGCAAGACCGGTAAATTTATAGATGTTGAAACAGGAAAGAGCTTTATGGCGCGGAGGACTATGGGAGCAAGCCATTCTGATACTGAGACTGTCAGTGCTCTTGATACTGATATTATGAAAGAAATATTCGGAGGAAGCTGGAATTGGAATAGAAGATCATTCATTCTAGAAATTGAGGGCCGCAAATTTGCAGTATCTGTAGCAGGAATGCCTCATGCAGGTGTAGATGGGGTACCATATCTGCAAAATGTGAGTGGCAGAAGCGATAACTGGGGTTATGGACCTAATTATGACAGGATATCAGGCAATGGTATGAATGGACATTTTGATGTCTACTTCCTTAATGGTTTGAGGCATAAGGATAATAATTTAGACCCTGTCCATCAGTTAAAGGTATTGATAGCAGGAGGATTGCAATAA